A portion of the Pseudomonas protegens CHA0 genome contains these proteins:
- a CDS encoding P1 family peptidase → MRARQLGIHLGLGTPGPFNAITDVPGVRVGHSTLNTSVDGKQVRTGVTLVQPRAGHARQQPCFAGCHVLNGNGDATGLEWIREAGTLTTPLAITNTHSVGVVRDALIALEREALQDPAVYWCMPVVMETYDGLLNDIWGQHVGVQQVREAMACAESGPVAEGAVGGGTGMICHEFKGGIGTASRRLTAEQGGYTVGALVQANHGKREELRVDGYPVGRRLGHIPSPFAERGTPGMGSIVVILATDAPLLPHQCQRLAQRASIGIARTGGGTEDSSGDIFLAFATGNRDLPTADYGRKGLGFSTPLAMLNNDHISPLFSAAAEAVEEAIINALLAGVPMTSADGVQVPALTAQVLLETLELTGWNRS, encoded by the coding sequence ATGCGAGCACGTCAATTGGGCATCCACCTGGGCCTGGGGACGCCAGGCCCGTTCAATGCGATCACCGATGTTCCCGGGGTGCGGGTCGGCCACAGCACCTTGAATACCAGCGTGGACGGCAAGCAGGTGCGCACTGGGGTTACCCTGGTCCAGCCCCGGGCCGGGCACGCCCGCCAGCAGCCGTGCTTTGCCGGTTGCCATGTGCTCAACGGCAATGGCGATGCCACGGGCCTGGAGTGGATTCGCGAGGCCGGCACCCTGACCACGCCGCTGGCGATCACCAACACCCACAGTGTGGGCGTGGTGCGCGATGCCTTGATCGCCCTGGAGCGCGAGGCATTGCAAGACCCGGCGGTGTACTGGTGCATGCCAGTGGTGATGGAAACCTACGACGGCCTGTTGAATGACATCTGGGGCCAGCATGTGGGTGTGCAGCAGGTGCGCGAAGCCATGGCCTGCGCCGAGTCCGGGCCGGTGGCCGAGGGCGCGGTCGGCGGCGGCACCGGGATGATCTGCCATGAGTTCAAGGGCGGCATCGGTACGGCGTCGCGGCGGCTGACGGCCGAGCAGGGCGGCTACACCGTCGGTGCCCTGGTCCAGGCCAACCACGGCAAGCGCGAGGAACTGCGGGTCGATGGCTATCCAGTGGGGCGCCGGCTGGGGCATATCCCTTCGCCGTTTGCCGAGCGCGGGACCCCGGGCATGGGCTCGATCGTGGTGATACTGGCCACCGATGCGCCGCTGTTGCCGCACCAGTGCCAGCGCCTGGCCCAGCGCGCATCCATCGGCATCGCCCGCACCGGCGGAGGCACCGAGGATTCCAGCGGCGATATCTTCCTGGCCTTTGCCACGGGAAACCGGGACTTGCCGACGGCGGACTACGGGCGCAAGGGCCTGGGTTTCAGCACACCGCTGGCGATGCTCAACAACGATCACATCTCGCCCTTGTTCAGCGCAGCCGCCGAAGCGGTGGAGGAAGCCATCATCAACGCCCTGCTGGCGGGGGTGCCCATGACCAGCGCCGACGGCGTGCAAGTGCCGGCCCTGACTGCGCAAGTGTTGCTGGAAACATTGGAACTAACTGGTTGGAACAGAAGTTAA
- a CDS encoding APC family permease — MSSPSAPDGALKPTLSVFDVVAITVSGVTPASSVFVIAPFAIHQAGSGVFLAFVMAGLLALMFAFCYAELGRAHNSAGGEYVYAKRVFGGMAGYATFLTVLVMLLFIPPVLATGAATYLNNALGTNFDSQTVALVIVVCSYLLGILNIKLNAWITGTCLLLEVAALLVIVWLGFGNASQPVSILLQPQIVDHGALQLAPWALVIGAVGIGLFSYNGYGPAVLLAEDMKCKGRGVHKAVLWSLVLVVIIELVPLTALLIGAPSLSAMLASPDPIGYLLTSHGNETLARVVSGGIFLSVFNAIVAIVIQIGRVVFSSGRDALWTPTINRLFTRIHPRWDSPWLATLFLAIPSAVLSFSSNLADLTSFSVLLIMLVYLIVALSALMSRVLLRDREHPYRMPLWPLPALLAVLGAGYLLVNLFLEASLRDIMVIIGLLALSVILYGTNGRYSPAFQKL; from the coding sequence ATGAGCTCTCCCTCTGCGCCCGACGGTGCGCTGAAACCTACCTTGAGTGTGTTCGATGTGGTGGCCATCACCGTGTCCGGTGTGACCCCCGCCAGTTCAGTGTTCGTGATCGCCCCCTTCGCCATCCATCAGGCCGGTAGCGGGGTGTTCCTGGCCTTCGTCATGGCCGGGTTGCTGGCCCTGATGTTCGCCTTTTGCTACGCCGAGCTGGGCCGCGCCCACAACAGCGCCGGCGGCGAGTATGTATACGCCAAGCGAGTGTTCGGCGGCATGGCCGGTTATGCCACCTTCCTCACGGTGCTGGTGATGCTGCTGTTCATTCCGCCGGTGCTGGCCACTGGTGCCGCCACCTACCTGAACAATGCCCTGGGCACGAACTTCGATTCCCAGACCGTGGCCCTGGTGATCGTGGTCTGCAGTTATCTGCTGGGCATCCTCAATATCAAGCTCAATGCCTGGATCACCGGCACGTGCCTGCTGCTGGAAGTGGCGGCCTTGCTGGTGATCGTCTGGCTCGGCTTCGGCAATGCCTCGCAGCCGGTGAGCATTCTGCTGCAACCGCAGATCGTCGATCACGGCGCCTTGCAACTGGCGCCCTGGGCACTGGTGATCGGCGCGGTGGGCATCGGCCTGTTTTCCTACAACGGCTACGGCCCGGCGGTGCTGCTGGCCGAAGACATGAAATGCAAGGGCCGCGGGGTGCACAAGGCGGTGCTGTGGTCCCTGGTGCTGGTGGTGATCATCGAACTGGTGCCGCTCACCGCGCTGCTGATCGGCGCGCCGTCCTTGAGCGCGATGCTCGCCAGCCCCGACCCCATCGGTTACCTGCTCACCAGCCATGGCAACGAGACCCTGGCCCGGGTGGTCAGCGGCGGGATTTTCCTTTCGGTGTTCAATGCCATTGTCGCCATCGTCATCCAGATCGGTCGGGTGGTGTTCAGCAGTGGCCGCGATGCGCTGTGGACGCCCACTATCAATCGCCTGTTCACCCGCATTCACCCGCGCTGGGATTCACCCTGGCTGGCGACCCTGTTCCTGGCCATTCCCTCGGCGGTGCTGAGCTTCAGCTCGAACCTGGCGGACCTGACGTCCTTCAGCGTGCTGCTGATCATGCTGGTGTACCTGATCGTCGCCCTCAGCGCGCTGATGAGCCGGGTATTGCTGCGCGACCGCGAGCATCCCTACCGCATGCCGCTGTGGCCGCTGCCGGCCTTGCTGGCGGTGCTCGGCGCGGGTTACCTGCTGGTCAATCTGTTCCTCGAAGCGTCCCTGCGGGACATCATGGTCATCATCGGGCTGCTGGCGCTGTCGGTGATCCTCTATGGCACCAACGGCCGGTACAGTCCGGCGTTTCAGAAACTGTAA
- a CDS encoding helix-turn-helix transcriptional regulator, with the protein MSNLFREVGLHAGLGRTLTLIGNPRFWKQLILLLHQATPFDNALAIFYPLDGPPRALEEYDAEPSSKPASMLTYLNGLYLLDPFFQACREGYPSGLYRLEEVAPDHFRQSEYFLSYFHDNVLEDEVQLILQLPEAGTLSLSLGSQRVFSHDEIGLLTTFSAWVLPLMEQHWQHSQARPQGPAPQEMASQIRDALSHFGSAVLSERELEIARLILRGFSSKAMAERLKISPDTIKVHRRHLYAKLDISSQPELFSLFIQSLGHDLENP; encoded by the coding sequence TTGAGTAACCTGTTCAGGGAAGTGGGCCTGCATGCCGGCCTGGGCCGCACCCTCACATTGATCGGCAATCCACGCTTCTGGAAACAGCTGATCCTGCTGCTGCACCAGGCTACGCCGTTCGACAACGCCCTGGCGATCTTCTACCCGCTGGACGGCCCGCCCCGGGCCCTGGAGGAATATGACGCCGAACCCAGCAGCAAGCCGGCGTCCATGCTCACCTACCTCAACGGCCTGTACCTGCTGGACCCCTTCTTCCAGGCCTGTCGCGAAGGCTACCCCAGCGGCCTGTACCGCCTGGAAGAAGTGGCCCCGGACCATTTTCGCCAGAGCGAATACTTTCTCAGCTACTTCCACGACAACGTCCTGGAAGACGAAGTGCAGTTGATTCTGCAACTGCCCGAGGCTGGCACCCTGTCGCTTTCCCTGGGCAGCCAGCGCGTCTTCAGCCACGACGAGATCGGCCTGCTCACCACCTTTTCAGCCTGGGTACTGCCGCTGATGGAGCAGCACTGGCAACACAGCCAGGCCCGCCCCCAAGGCCCTGCGCCCCAGGAAATGGCCAGCCAGATCCGCGACGCCCTGAGCCATTTCGGCAGCGCCGTACTTTCGGAGCGGGAGCTGGAGATAGCCCGCCTGATCCTCCGGGGATTTTCTTCAAAGGCCATGGCGGAACGGCTGAAGATCTCGCCGGACACCATCAAGGTCCACCGCCGCCACCTCTACGCCAAGCTGGATATCTCCAGCCAGCCGGAGCTGTTCTCGCTGTTTATCCAATCCCTGGGGCACGACCTGGAAAATCCGTGA
- the feaR gene encoding transcriptional regulator FeaR, with amino-acid sequence MLASHSFSSWVGALQGVCGRFDARPARNPALFIGEVGMQDYAGLEVAQIRTNAGLISRQSTKVDHEDDRHCFLIIQRSGHARLSQGGESVELAPGDMALLDSAGACEIVPHGLIEHASFHLCREEVYRHLPAQQRKFGKLSQNCASGRLMRLLVEQICAGELQGCAAQQEGQALQEALIALLGPTLRQTVNSLDGFEEGLHGGCLRDQARQLISQSLNEPGLTPVSLAGQLNISVRQLYRLFEEQGDSVCRFIQRSRLKRSAADLSNPHLRNESITDIAFKWGFTDSAHFSRTFKKHFEQSPRDFRARSLNA; translated from the coding sequence GTGCTTGCTTCGCATAGTTTCAGTTCCTGGGTGGGCGCCCTGCAGGGCGTCTGCGGTCGATTCGATGCCCGTCCGGCGCGCAATCCCGCCTTGTTCATTGGTGAAGTGGGCATGCAGGATTACGCCGGGCTGGAGGTGGCGCAGATCCGCACCAACGCCGGGCTGATCTCCCGCCAGAGCACCAAGGTCGATCATGAGGACGATCGCCATTGCTTCCTCATCATCCAGCGCAGCGGCCATGCGCGCTTGAGCCAGGGCGGCGAAAGTGTCGAACTGGCCCCGGGGGACATGGCGCTGCTGGACTCCGCCGGAGCCTGCGAGATCGTGCCCCATGGCCTGATCGAGCATGCTTCGTTCCATCTGTGCCGGGAGGAGGTCTACCGTCACCTGCCGGCCCAGCAGCGCAAGTTCGGCAAGCTGTCGCAAAATTGCGCCAGCGGGCGCCTGATGCGTTTGCTGGTGGAGCAGATCTGCGCCGGCGAATTGCAGGGTTGTGCGGCCCAGCAGGAAGGGCAGGCCTTGCAGGAAGCCCTGATTGCCTTGCTCGGTCCGACCTTGCGCCAGACCGTCAACAGCCTGGATGGCTTTGAGGAGGGCCTGCATGGCGGATGCCTGCGTGATCAGGCGCGGCAGTTGATCAGCCAGTCCCTCAATGAGCCGGGCCTGACTCCTGTATCACTGGCCGGCCAGCTGAATATCTCGGTGCGCCAGCTGTACCGGCTGTTCGAGGAGCAGGGGGACAGCGTTTGCCGCTTCATCCAGCGCTCGCGGCTCAAGCGCAGCGCCGCGGACCTGAGCAATCCGCACCTGCGCAACGAATCCATCACCGACATTGCCTTCAAATGGGGCTTCACCGATTCGGCGCATTTCAGCCGCACCTTCAAGAAGCATTTCGAACAATCGCCCCGGGATTTCCGCGCCCGGTCCCTGAACGCCTGA
- a CDS encoding DUF3156 family protein has protein sequence MNLSSWRQNLFELWNRAPSGYRPGLTLGQLRRDLAGLDFTPRSQVQGGFHCPQNGLRFEVQERAQAQFLMHIVACEWRLPVPCDTARQARIRLRHTGTIRRQGVAARLLTGEDAEWAPLLQRLCSDQRLLEHLLPLDFKHLELRRDAQGWQVHLEHFGASEVVNRLPGFRRYIRLSAEQRAALLGSFTELYKLLRDF, from the coding sequence ATGAATCTTTCAAGCTGGCGGCAAAACCTCTTTGAACTGTGGAACCGCGCGCCATCGGGCTATCGCCCGGGGCTGACCCTGGGGCAGTTGCGTCGGGATCTGGCGGGGCTCGATTTCACTCCACGGAGCCAGGTGCAGGGCGGTTTTCATTGCCCGCAAAACGGTTTGAGGTTCGAGGTGCAAGAGCGCGCCCAGGCGCAGTTCCTGATGCATATCGTGGCCTGTGAGTGGCGCCTGCCGGTGCCTTGTGACACGGCCCGGCAGGCGCGGATCCGTCTGCGTCACACTGGCACGATCCGCCGCCAGGGCGTCGCAGCTCGGCTGCTCACGGGGGAGGACGCTGAATGGGCGCCGCTGCTGCAGCGCCTGTGCAGTGACCAGCGCTTGCTGGAGCACCTGTTGCCCCTGGATTTCAAACACCTGGAATTGCGGCGCGATGCCCAGGGCTGGCAGGTGCACCTGGAGCATTTCGGCGCCAGCGAAGTGGTCAACCGCCTGCCCGGGTTCCGCCGCTATATCCGCTTGAGCGCTGAACAGCGGGCGGCGCTACTGGGCAGCTTCACTGAGTTGTACAAGCTACTGCGAGATTTCTGA
- a CDS encoding APC family permease produces MSLNDRLSRHLDQGVVGFPTALASAVGLIMASPVILTATTGFGIGGGAFAMAMVIALVMMLAQSTTFAEAACLLPTNGSVYDYLACGLGRFFAITGTLSAYLIVHVFAGTAETILSGVMALVNFESLNTLLEQSGSAWLVGVGLVLFFGALNAVGITAFSRAEVILTFGMWTTLIIFGVLGVLKAPAVQLDGWFGASMVGTDLPTILSLVGMAMFMFVGCEFVTPLTPDVRKAAKTIPRAMALGLVGVAVCMFIYGAAMKRQVENIALSEDGSVHLLDTPMAIPHFAEQIMGPFGRIWLGIGLLFAGAATINTLMAGLPRILYGMALDGALPKVFTYLHPRFKTPLLCIAVAVLIPCLHAWWLGGSTDSIMHLVLAAVCAWSTAYLLVTLSVVMLRIRRPDLPRAYKSPWFPLPQILSSVGILLGMWFITPPGMNPRDIYVPFGSMLGLTAIYALVWTLLVQKVNPFRPVPVEEVLEQALGLNPDTAHNLRESAPDESFKLAAKPL; encoded by the coding sequence ATGTCGCTCAACGACAGACTCAGTCGCCACCTGGATCAAGGTGTAGTCGGCTTTCCCACGGCCCTGGCCAGTGCCGTGGGCTTGATCATGGCCAGCCCGGTGATCCTCACGGCCACCACGGGCTTTGGTATCGGCGGCGGCGCCTTTGCCATGGCGATGGTGATCGCCCTGGTGATGATGCTGGCGCAATCCACCACCTTCGCCGAAGCGGCCTGCCTGCTGCCCACCAACGGTTCGGTCTATGACTATCTGGCCTGTGGCCTGGGGCGTTTTTTCGCCATCACCGGGACCTTGTCCGCCTACCTGATCGTGCACGTGTTCGCCGGTACCGCGGAGACCATTCTCAGTGGAGTCATGGCCCTGGTTAACTTCGAGTCCCTCAACACCCTGCTGGAGCAGAGCGGCAGTGCCTGGCTGGTGGGGGTGGGGCTGGTGCTGTTCTTCGGTGCGCTGAACGCCGTGGGCATCACCGCCTTCAGCCGTGCCGAGGTGATCCTGACCTTCGGCATGTGGACCACCCTGATCATCTTTGGCGTGCTCGGGGTGCTCAAGGCACCGGCGGTGCAGCTCGATGGCTGGTTCGGCGCCTCGATGGTGGGTACCGACCTGCCGACCATCCTGTCCCTGGTGGGCATGGCCATGTTCATGTTCGTCGGCTGTGAATTCGTCACGCCCCTGACGCCGGATGTGCGCAAGGCCGCCAAGACCATTCCCCGGGCCATGGCCCTGGGGCTGGTGGGGGTAGCGGTGTGCATGTTCATCTATGGCGCGGCGATGAAGCGCCAAGTGGAAAACATCGCCCTGAGCGAGGATGGCAGCGTGCACCTGCTGGATACGCCCATGGCCATTCCGCATTTTGCCGAGCAGATCATGGGGCCCTTCGGCCGTATCTGGCTGGGCATCGGCCTGCTGTTCGCCGGCGCCGCCACCATCAACACGCTGATGGCCGGCTTGCCGCGGATCCTTTACGGCATGGCTCTGGATGGGGCGTTGCCGAAGGTCTTCACTTACCTGCACCCGCGCTTCAAGACGCCGTTGCTGTGCATTGCCGTAGCCGTGCTGATTCCCTGCCTGCATGCCTGGTGGCTGGGGGGCAGCACCGACAGCATCATGCACCTGGTGTTGGCGGCGGTCTGTGCCTGGAGCACTGCCTATCTGCTGGTCACCCTGTCAGTGGTGATGCTGCGCATTCGCCGGCCGGACCTGCCCCGGGCCTACAAGTCGCCGTGGTTTCCGCTGCCGCAGATCCTGTCTTCGGTGGGCATCCTGCTGGGCATGTGGTTCATCACGCCGCCGGGCATGAATCCGCGGGACATCTATGTGCCTTTCGGCAGCATGCTGGGCCTGACCGCGATCTATGCGCTGGTCTGGACCCTGCTGGTGCAGAAGGTCAATCCGTTTCGCCCGGTGCCGGTGGAGGAGGTGCTGGAACAGGCGCTGGGCCTGAATCCGGATACCGCCCATAACCTACGGGAGAGCGCGCCTGATGAATCTTTCAAGCTGGCGGCAAAACCTCTTTGA
- a CDS encoding aldehyde dehydrogenase family protein → MSVAIDPRVAAFIDSQHGLLIDGHSQPALSGERMAVYNPASGEQLAEVAAAAQADIDLAVSAARRAFEGSWKAQRPADRERLLLKLADLLEANGEELAQLETLNNGQSIHLARALEVGAAAEFTRYMAGWATKIEGKSLDVSIAAVPGAQYRAYTVPEPVGVVGAIVPWNFPLLMAIWKIVPALACGCTVVLKPADETPLTALRLGQLCLEAGIAPGVVNVVTGSGAQAGAALAAHSGIDKLAFTGSTQVGKLIGHAAVDNMTRFSLELGGKSPVIVLDDCDPQTAAAGAAGAIFFNQGQVCTAGSRLYIQRRIYNEVLERLVAIAGSLSIGPGLDEQAQINPLISAKQQKRVLQMVRRGVEEGARLLCGGVAHGERGFYVRPTVVADVHADQQLVREEIFGPVVVATPFDTLDEVVGLANDNQYGLGASIWSNDLGRVMQLIPQIKAGTVWVNTHNMLDPSMPFGGYKQSGIGREMGHAAIEAYTENKSVCIAY, encoded by the coding sequence ATGAGCGTTGCCATCGACCCACGTGTCGCTGCATTCATAGACAGTCAGCATGGCCTGCTGATCGACGGTCACAGCCAGCCGGCCCTCAGCGGTGAGCGGATGGCGGTGTACAACCCCGCCAGTGGCGAACAATTGGCCGAGGTCGCGGCAGCTGCCCAGGCCGATATCGACCTGGCGGTGAGCGCCGCACGTCGGGCCTTCGAGGGTAGCTGGAAGGCGCAGCGCCCCGCCGACCGCGAGCGCCTGCTGCTGAAGCTGGCGGACCTGCTGGAAGCCAATGGCGAGGAACTGGCGCAGTTGGAAACCCTCAACAACGGCCAGTCGATCCACCTGGCCCGGGCCCTGGAGGTGGGAGCGGCCGCAGAGTTCACCCGCTACATGGCTGGCTGGGCCACCAAGATCGAGGGCAAGAGCCTGGATGTTTCCATCGCCGCAGTGCCCGGGGCGCAGTACCGGGCCTACACCGTGCCGGAGCCGGTGGGCGTGGTGGGGGCCATCGTGCCGTGGAACTTCCCGCTGCTGATGGCCATCTGGAAAATCGTTCCGGCCCTGGCCTGTGGCTGCACCGTGGTGCTCAAGCCGGCGGACGAAACCCCGCTGACCGCGTTGCGCCTGGGCCAGTTGTGCCTGGAAGCGGGGATCGCCCCCGGGGTGGTCAACGTGGTCACCGGCAGTGGCGCCCAGGCCGGCGCGGCCCTGGCCGCGCATTCGGGAATCGACAAGCTGGCGTTCACCGGCTCGACCCAGGTGGGCAAGCTGATCGGCCATGCCGCGGTGGACAACATGACCCGTTTTTCCCTGGAGCTGGGTGGCAAATCGCCGGTGATCGTGCTTGACGACTGCGACCCGCAGACCGCCGCCGCCGGCGCCGCCGGGGCGATCTTCTTCAACCAGGGGCAGGTGTGCACGGCGGGTTCGCGGCTGTACATCCAGCGCCGCATCTATAACGAGGTGCTGGAGCGCCTGGTGGCCATTGCCGGGTCTCTGAGCATCGGGCCGGGGCTGGACGAGCAGGCACAGATCAATCCGCTGATTTCCGCCAAGCAGCAGAAGCGCGTGCTGCAGATGGTCCGGCGCGGAGTCGAAGAGGGCGCCCGGCTGCTCTGTGGCGGTGTCGCCCATGGCGAGCGGGGCTTCTATGTGCGCCCGACGGTGGTGGCCGATGTGCACGCCGACCAGCAACTGGTGCGCGAGGAAATCTTCGGCCCGGTGGTGGTGGCCACGCCCTTCGACACCCTGGACGAAGTGGTGGGCCTGGCCAATGACAACCAGTACGGGCTGGGGGCGAGCATCTGGTCCAATGACCTGGGGCGGGTCATGCAGCTGATTCCGCAGATCAAGGCCGGCACTGTCTGGGTCAACACCCACAACATGCTGGACCCGTCGATGCCCTTCGGTGGCTACAAGCAGTCGGGCATCGGTCGCGAGATGGGCCATGCGGCCATCGAGGCCTACACCGAGAACAAGTCGGTGTGCATCGCTTATTGA
- a CDS encoding aspartate aminotransferase family protein — protein MSEPSRFWHPMLHPNEMKQREPIRIVRGDGCYVYDDKGHQLVDGVAGLWNVNVGHNRKEVKAAITAQLDELEYFQLFDGVSHPRAEELSRVVMNLLEPEDMRRVAFSSGGSDAIESALKLARQYWKLEGQADRTKFISLRQGYHGTHFGGASVNGNTVFRRNYEPLLPGCYHIDTPWLYRNPYSQDPEELGKICADLLEREIQFQSPDTVAAFIAEPIQGAGGVIVPPANYWPLIREVCDKYGVLLIADEVVTGFGRSGSMFGSRLWGVKPDIMCLAKGITSGYIPLGATVVNRRIEEAFEKNANFTGAIMHGYTYSGHPVACAAALACLDIVVKEDLPANAAKMGDYMLDKLQPFVERFDTVGEVRGKGLMLALDLVADKSTREPIDPMSGYANQVAQIARDNGVMVRPVGTKIILSPPLVIQQAQADAIVDALAEGLSKARR, from the coding sequence GTGAGCGAACCAAGCCGTTTCTGGCACCCCATGCTGCACCCCAACGAAATGAAGCAACGCGAGCCGATCCGCATCGTCCGTGGCGACGGCTGCTATGTGTATGACGACAAGGGCCACCAGCTGGTGGATGGCGTTGCCGGGTTGTGGAACGTCAACGTCGGCCACAACCGCAAGGAAGTGAAGGCGGCGATCACCGCGCAACTTGATGAACTGGAATACTTCCAGCTGTTCGACGGGGTCAGCCATCCCCGGGCTGAAGAACTGTCGCGGGTGGTGATGAACCTGCTGGAACCCGAGGACATGCGCCGGGTGGCCTTCAGCTCCGGCGGCTCGGACGCCATCGAAAGCGCTTTGAAGCTGGCCCGCCAGTACTGGAAGCTCGAAGGCCAGGCCGACCGCACCAAGTTCATTTCCCTGCGCCAGGGCTACCACGGCACCCACTTCGGCGGCGCCTCGGTCAACGGCAACACGGTGTTCCGCCGCAACTACGAGCCGCTGCTGCCGGGCTGCTACCACATCGATACCCCCTGGCTGTACCGCAACCCCTACAGCCAGGACCCGGAAGAGCTGGGCAAGATCTGCGCCGACCTGCTGGAGCGGGAAATCCAGTTCCAGAGCCCGGACACCGTCGCCGCCTTCATTGCCGAGCCGATCCAGGGCGCTGGCGGCGTGATAGTGCCACCGGCCAACTACTGGCCGCTGATCCGCGAAGTCTGCGACAAGTACGGCGTATTGCTGATCGCCGACGAAGTGGTCACCGGCTTCGGTCGCAGCGGTTCGATGTTCGGCAGCCGCCTGTGGGGCGTCAAGCCCGACATCATGTGCCTGGCCAAGGGCATCACCTCGGGCTACATCCCCCTGGGCGCCACGGTGGTCAACCGGCGCATCGAAGAAGCCTTCGAAAAGAACGCCAACTTCACCGGGGCCATCATGCATGGCTACACCTACTCCGGGCACCCGGTAGCCTGCGCCGCCGCCCTGGCGTGCCTGGACATCGTGGTCAAGGAGGACCTGCCGGCCAACGCCGCGAAAATGGGCGACTACATGCTCGACAAGCTGCAGCCCTTCGTCGAGCGCTTCGACACCGTCGGCGAAGTGCGCGGCAAGGGCCTGATGCTGGCGTTGGATCTTGTCGCGGACAAGAGCACCCGCGAACCCATCGACCCCATGAGCGGCTACGCCAATCAGGTGGCACAGATCGCCCGGGACAACGGGGTCATGGTGCGCCCGGTGGGCACCAAGATCATTCTCTCGCCGCCCCTGGTGATCCAGCAGGCACAGGCCGATGCCATAGTCGACGCCCTGGCCGAAGGCTTGAGCAAGGCCCGCCGCTAA
- a CDS encoding helix-turn-helix transcriptional regulator, which translates to MNAPASLPGPHELGHRCIAAFTRVVPASLCAFYRIDAQLQARDFSLYRMPEQMHQAYLQHFRHYDPLQPRHCAAAGRPVLSLHMGMAHQGHHESEVYQGFLQRHGVLDVVEILACDGERPVAGLSLLRDVGLGHFSVEELGTLHALQGLLEIAALAPWSQVDERLSGLTPREREIAWLLRDGADNKTIARRLDLGLPTVKTHLINLFRKVGASNRTELVRALFL; encoded by the coding sequence ATGAACGCACCCGCCTCCCTGCCCGGCCCCCATGAACTGGGCCACCGCTGCATCGCCGCTTTCACCCGGGTAGTACCCGCCAGCCTCTGCGCCTTCTACCGCATCGATGCCCAACTGCAGGCCCGGGATTTTTCGCTGTACCGCATGCCGGAGCAGATGCACCAGGCCTACCTGCAGCACTTTCGCCACTACGACCCCCTGCAACCTCGTCACTGCGCCGCGGCGGGGCGCCCGGTGCTGTCTCTGCACATGGGCATGGCCCACCAGGGCCATCACGAGAGCGAGGTTTATCAGGGGTTCCTGCAGCGCCATGGGGTACTGGATGTGGTGGAAATCCTGGCCTGCGATGGCGAACGGCCGGTCGCCGGCCTGTCGCTGCTGCGCGACGTCGGGCTGGGGCACTTCAGCGTGGAGGAACTGGGCACCCTGCATGCCTTGCAAGGCCTGCTGGAGATTGCGGCCCTGGCGCCCTGGTCCCAGGTCGATGAGCGCCTGTCGGGCCTGACACCCCGGGAGCGGGAAATCGCCTGGCTGCTGCGCGACGGCGCAGACAACAAGACCATCGCCCGGCGCCTGGACCTGGGCCTGCCCACGGTCAAGACCCACTTGATCAACCTGTTCCGCAAGGTCGGCGCCAGTAACCGTACGGAGCTGGTCAGAGCGCTGTTCCTGTAA
- a CDS encoding molybdenum cofactor biosynthesis F family protein, translating into MNPQPEWITVGALADGFAEDNHILPAVDDLAGRHLTLHFDNHWQIEHHFAAHTLRWNNVGEAAGAELPYRATCLRPGIYLVDFLKHEQGQIHSVSLVLDLEQQCFSAVIGQMPSQAESSVDLFSRALAGGELTSVKAQFLHGAIDTPVTASTPRHEPTDELVGLRNRYIYSASEAYEHIYLNANFYSWQCLRGVEQGLADTDRCHYYKIAEQLYLFVWREKIVPTLGLVLIDLKAGRSDGKIFGYQGADFSSAANFPVGALAEVLNRTRHR; encoded by the coding sequence ATGAACCCGCAACCTGAATGGATCACCGTCGGAGCCCTCGCCGACGGCTTTGCCGAAGACAATCACATCCTCCCGGCGGTCGACGACCTGGCCGGTCGCCACCTGACCCTGCACTTCGACAACCACTGGCAGATCGAACACCATTTCGCCGCCCACACCCTGCGCTGGAACAACGTCGGGGAAGCGGCCGGCGCCGAGTTGCCCTATCGCGCAACCTGCCTGCGCCCCGGCATCTACCTGGTGGACTTCCTCAAGCACGAACAGGGGCAGATCCACTCGGTGAGCCTGGTCCTGGACCTTGAGCAGCAATGCTTCAGCGCAGTCATCGGGCAGATGCCCAGCCAGGCCGAATCCAGCGTCGACCTGTTCAGCCGGGCCCTGGCCGGTGGCGAGCTGACCTCGGTCAAGGCCCAGTTTCTCCACGGCGCCATCGACACGCCGGTCACCGCCAGCACGCCACGCCATGAACCCACCGATGAACTGGTGGGCCTGCGCAACCGGTACATCTACAGCGCCAGCGAGGCCTACGAGCACATCTACCTGAATGCCAACTTCTACAGCTGGCAATGCCTGCGGGGCGTCGAACAGGGGCTGGCGGATACCGACCGCTGCCACTACTACAAGATCGCCGAGCAGCTGTACCTGTTCGTCTGGCGAGAAAAGATCGTCCCGACCCTGGGCCTGGTGCTGATCGACCTCAAGGCCGGTCGCAGCGACGGCAAGATCTTCGGCTACCAGGGTGCCGACTTCAGCAGCGCCGCCAACTTTCCGGTGGGAGCCCTGGCAGAGGTGCTCAACCGTACCCGGCACCGCTGA